A single region of the Streptomyces vilmorinianum genome encodes:
- a CDS encoding DUF501 domain-containing protein produces METPPPQTARTEPTEADVAAFEAQLGRPPRGLRAIAHRCPCGNPDVVETAPRLPDGTPFPTTYYLTCPRAASAIGTLEANGVMKEMQARLGTDPELAAAYRAAHEDYIARRDAIEVLEGFPSAGGMPDRVKCLHVLVGHSLAAGPGVNPLGDEAIAMLPEWWAKGPCVTPCADKDKEKKEGEDAQ; encoded by the coding sequence CCGAGGCGGACGTCGCCGCCTTCGAGGCGCAGCTCGGCCGCCCGCCCCGGGGTCTGCGCGCCATCGCGCACCGTTGCCCCTGCGGCAACCCGGACGTCGTCGAGACCGCGCCGCGGCTCCCGGACGGCACCCCGTTCCCCACCACGTACTACCTGACCTGCCCCCGCGCCGCCTCGGCGATCGGCACCCTCGAGGCCAACGGGGTCATGAAGGAGATGCAGGCCCGGCTCGGCACCGACCCGGAGCTGGCCGCCGCCTACCGGGCCGCGCACGAGGACTACATCGCACGCCGTGACGCCATCGAGGTCCTGGAGGGCTTCCCGAGCGCCGGCGGCATGCCGGACCGGGTCAAGTGCCTGCACGTCCTGGTCGGCCACTCGCTGGCCGCCGGCCCCGGCGTGAACCCGCTGGGCGACGAGGCGATCGCGATGCTGCCGGAGTGGTGGGCCAAGGGCCCCTGCGTCACCCCCTGCGCGGACAAGGACAAGGAGAAGAAGGAAGGGGAGGACGCGCAATGA
- a CDS encoding Ppx/GppA phosphatase family protein, with translation MTRVAGIDCGTNSIRLLVADVHPDTGELIELDRRMTIVRLGQGVDKTGRLAPEALERTFAACREYAAVIKELGATKLRFVATSASRDAENRDEFVSGVLDILGVEPEVITGDQEAEFSFTGATMELHGTEKYLVVDIGGGSTEFVVGNKHVEAARSVDIGCVRLTERHVRSDPPTAAEVEAIVTDIRAALDLAARTVPIAEADTLVGLAGSVTTVAAIVLGLEEYDSERIHRSRISFDQVAAVVGRLLVSTHDERAAIPVMHPGRVDVITAGALVLLEIMERTGARGVVVSEHDILDGIALSVA, from the coding sequence ATGACACGGGTCGCGGGCATCGACTGCGGGACGAACTCCATCCGTCTCCTCGTCGCCGACGTCCATCCGGACACGGGCGAGCTGATCGAGCTGGACCGGCGGATGACGATCGTCCGGCTCGGCCAGGGCGTCGACAAGACCGGCCGGCTCGCGCCCGAGGCCCTGGAGCGGACCTTCGCGGCCTGCCGTGAGTACGCGGCCGTCATCAAGGAACTGGGCGCCACGAAGCTGCGCTTCGTGGCCACCTCCGCCTCCCGTGACGCCGAGAACCGCGACGAGTTCGTCTCCGGCGTCCTGGACATCCTGGGCGTCGAGCCCGAGGTGATCACCGGCGACCAGGAGGCCGAGTTCTCCTTCACCGGCGCCACCATGGAGCTGCACGGCACCGAGAAGTACCTGGTCGTGGACATCGGCGGCGGGTCGACCGAGTTCGTGGTCGGCAACAAGCACGTCGAGGCCGCCCGGTCCGTCGACATCGGCTGCGTACGGCTCACCGAGCGGCACGTCCGCAGCGACCCGCCCACCGCCGCCGAGGTCGAGGCGATCGTGACCGACATCCGGGCCGCGCTCGACCTCGCCGCGCGGACGGTCCCGATCGCCGAGGCCGACACCCTCGTCGGGCTCGCCGGCTCCGTCACGACGGTCGCCGCGATCGTGCTGGGTCTGGAGGAGTACGACTCCGAGAGGATCCACCGCTCCCGGATCTCCTTCGACCAGGTCGCCGCGGTCGTCGGCCGGCTGCTCGTCTCCACCCACGACGAGCGCGCCGCGATCCCCGTCATGCACCCGGGACGGGTCGACGTGATCACCGCCGGGGCGCTCGTCCTGCTCGAGATCATGGAGCGGACCGGGGCCCGGGGGGTCGTCGTCAGCGAGCACGACATCCTCGACGGAATCGCACTCTCCGTGGCATAA